The Proteiniphilum propionicum genome contains the following window.
ATAAAAGATGCGGATGCTCTGGTTTTTAATGATTTAGGCATAGCCCTTCTGGGGATTGAAGATGACCGGATTAAACGGCTTCAGGTAGCCAAAGCATCGGCAGATTATATTATTGAACAGGAAAAAGTGGTCTATCTGCCCGACGATATTACTGTTGACACAGATATTATATCGGCATGGGGTGTAGAGGCTATTGAAGCACTTAAATCACAGTACAGCGGGGAGGGCATAAAGATTGCGGTACTGGATACCGGCTTTGATACAGGCCATCCCGATTTTGAAGGTAGGAGTATCACTGCCAGCTCTTTTGTCCCCGATGAGTCAATTAACGACTTTCACGGACATGGGACTCACTGTATTGGGACAGCATGCGGATCTGTAGATCAGAACGGATTGCGATACGGGGTAGCCACAAAATCGCATATCTATGCGGGAAAAGTATTGAGTAATCAAGGGAGCGGTGCCCAGTCGTGGGTCCTTAACGGAATGACATGGGCAGCCAACGGTGGATGCAAGGTGATATCCATGTCGCTGGGATCGAAGGTAGACCCCGGTCAGGCATACGACATAGCGTATGAGAGAGCTGCCCTTTTTGCTCAATCAAAAGGTGCAATTGTAGTTGCTGCTGCAGGCAATGAGAGCAGACGTTCAAAAAACAAGTTCAGCCCTGTGGGAAGTCCGGCCGATTGTCCCTCCATCCTCGCAATTGCCGCTTTGGATTCGAAGTTGAATGTTGCCGATTTTTCAAACAGGGCTATCAATCCAACCGGATTGGTTGATATTGCAGCTCCCGGTGTGGCAATCTATTCTTCATGGCGAATGCCTGTAAGGTATCGCACTATCTCTGGAACCAGCATGGCCACTCCTCATGTTGCAGGAATCATGGCTCTTCTATTTGAGAAATATCCAGGCGCAACGGCTCAGAATATCGAGAATGAATTCAGGAAATTGGCCAGAAGCCTTCCTTTATCATCGGAGGATGTGGGTGATGGGTTATCCATTGCACCTTAAGGCCAGATAAATTTATTAAAATGAGGCATATCGTAATTACAATATCTGAATATTATTTAGACCGGCTTAACTCATTGGCCGAGAGCTTGCGTGAAGAAGGCTTAACCATCACCCGGTTATATGAGTTCGGTGTAATAATAGGTTTTGCCGAGGATGAGTCGATCATGAGAATTCGCAATCATGAAGGGATAGTCTCATTAACAGAAGAAAAACAGATAGATATTCCACCACCTGATTCTGATATTCAATGACAGCTGACACGGTAAGGTACTCCCAGGAATAATTATAAATTTATGAACTTTCGCATGCATCCATGCTAAGTATATATAGATATATGATATCACGGTATTTTTCGGGGTGCCCGTTGCATGCTTCCCCGATTCTTCTCTCTCATTGGCCACGCCTTTAACGGTCGCGTACAGGTATGAGCTGTAAAACACAACTTTTAAAAGTGAACTGGAGCATTTAAGAATACAAACTGTATGAAAGTATGTACCATAAAACATCGCCTTTAAAAATATTTAGCTATAAACGCAACATGGCTGTGAGTCTAATTAATTTGAGCCAATCCTGATATTTCCGACATGTTTGTTTGACAGATAACAAAATCTATTCACGAGCAAAAAAACAACTAAACATTTTGTGAATCCGTTTGAAAATAATATCTTTGCACACGTAAAGGACGAGGGAAGCAGGAAACACCGCTTCCTTTTTTGTTCATGAAAGGGATATGATTGAAAAAAAGGTGATAATCGGCCTCACCGGAGAGTATTTGAAGAATTCAGCAAATTATCTGGTGGATGTAATAGTGGGCGCAGACAATTCCATCACAGTTGAGATTGACAACGATCTGGGTGTGGATATTGATGACTGCGCTGATCTAAGCAGACACCTTGAGTCGAGGCTCAATCGCGATACAGAAGATTATGAGCTGACTGTAACATCGGCCGGACTCACCTCACCCTTCAAAATACTGCGTCAGTACAAAAAGTTTGAAGGGAAAGAGATTGAGGTCCTAAGCAAAAAAGGGCAAAAGCTTACGGGAGTGCTCAAATCGTCTGATGATGACGGCTTCACGCTATCGATCATTAAAAAGATTAAGCCCGAAGGCGCCAAACGTAAAATTGAAGTGGAAGAAGATATCCGCTTCGCATTCAATGAAGTAAAATATTCAAAATATCTTATACGATTCAAATAATATATGGGTAAGAAGAAAGAAACCATCAGTCTCATCGATACTTTTTCAGAATTCAACGAATTGAAAAATATCGATAAAGCCACACTGATAAGTGTACTGGAAGAGTCGTTCCGCAATGTGATCTCCAAAAGCAGCGGTACTGATGAGAACTACGATATCATCATTAACCCCGACAAAGGCGACCTCGAGATATGGCGCAACCGTGTGATAGTGGAAGACGATGAACTGGAGGATCCCAACCGTGAGATTACCCTTTCGGAAGCATTGAAGATAGACGAAGATTTTGAAGTGGGAGAAGAGGTTACAGATGAGGTGTCTCTCGATCATTTTGGACGCCGCACCATTCTCAACCTTCGACAGACACTTGCCTCCAAAATACTGGAACTGGAAAAAGACAATCTCTATAATAAGTATAAAGAAAAGGTGGGCGAAATTGTCTCAGGTGAAGTTTATCAGGTATGGAAAAAGGAGTTATTGCTTCTGGATGATGAGCACAACGAACTTATCATGCCCAAAACCGAACAGATACCAAGTGATTTCTTCCGAAAGGGAGAGCATGCCCGTGCTGTGGTTGCACGTGTAGAGAATAAGAACAACAATCCCAGGATTATTCTCTCACGCATATCACCTGTGTTTTTGGAACGTCTGTTCGAACAGGAGATACCTGAGATAGCTGACGGCCTTATAACTATAAAAGGTATTGCCCGCATCCCCGGAGAACGTGCTAAAGTAGCTGTTGAGGCTTACGACGACCGCATCGATCCTGTCGGGGCCTGCGTGGGAATGAAAGGATTCCGTATTCACGGTATCGTACGTGAGCTTCGCAACGAGAATATCGATGTGATCAACTTTACAAACAATACCACGCTATACATTCAAAGAGCGTTAAGCCCTGCAAGGATCAACTCTATTACCATTAAAGAAGAAGAGCGCCGTGCCGAAGTTTTCCTCAACCCTGAGGAGGTATCTCTGGCAATTGGAAAAGGAGGTGCCAACATTAAACTGGCATCAATGCTTACTGGTTATAATATAGAGGTATTCCGTGATATAGAGGGAGTGGACGAAGAAGACATCTATCTTGATGAATTCCGTGACGAAATTGATGGCTGGGTTATAGATCAGCTGAAAAAGATAGGATGTTCCACTGCCAAGAATGTACTTGCAATGAATCGTGAAAAGCTCATCAAGGAAGCCGATCTGGAAGAGAGTACAGTTGATGAAATACTAGCTATCTTGCGCTATGAGTTTGAAGATGAAGATGATTTGGATGCTCCGGATACAAACGATGAACCGGATACAAACGATGAACCGGATACAAACGATGAACCGGATACAAACAAATCGCCTGATGAGACTGAATAATGTGCGTACCTGATAAATAGTACGAGTAATAAAAAAACAATACTGTTCACAATATAAAAAGAGAGTAAAGGTTAGAAGAGATATATGCCTATAAGACTAATAAAAGTATCGAAAAATTTGAATGTGGGGATCAACAGCCTGGTTGAATTTCTCCATAAGAAAGGTATTGAAATAGAAGCAAATCCTAACGTTAAAATAGAGGATGAACAGTATGAAATACTGATTGCAGAATTCGGAAAAGACAAAAATATTCGCAGGGAAGCCAATGAGACACGGGAGAAGATGCACCGCCGCGATGAAAAACGTGAAACTGTTGCAATAGAAGGATACGAACTCCCCGAAGAACAGACTCCCAGAAAAAAAGTGGAAAAAGAGATTATAGAAACAGAGATCCCAAAAGAGATGAAGCCCCATTTCAATGTTGTAGGCAGCATCGACCTGGACAGCCTCAACAAAAAGAAAGTTGAGCCGATTAAAGAGGTGCCGGTAAGTGAAAAAGCGGCGGAAACTGATAAAACAACTCTCCCCCATGAGCCGGAAATTGTTCCCCAACCTTCAGTTGAACCTGAAATCAAACAGGATCAGCCTGAAGTAACTATAGAGGAAAAACCTGCACAGGTAAAAGAAGAGGAGATTAAGAGTGCAGAGCCCGTGGAAAAGAAACCACATATTTCAGAAAAGGAAAAGGCTGAGACCAAGGAAACCGAAACCTCAGTCCCCGAAAAAGCTCAGGTGAAACCTGTGGAAGGGGTAAAACAGAAGAGTAAACTTTTTACGGATGAGGCTATACAAAAAAGCGGACCAGCAGCAGAAGAGGTGAAACAAAAAAAAGAACCCGCAGATGACGAGGCTAAACAAAAAAGCGAGCCCGTAGCTGAAGATGCGAAAAAAGCTGAAGGGACAAGGAGCGATAAGGTTTTCCGCATCCACAAAAATAAACTGGAGCCGAACATAGTGGTTAAAGGGTCAATCGACCTCGACTCCATAAACGATCGCACACGCCCCCCCAGGAAATCTAGGGCACAGCGAAAGAAAGAGCGTCTGGAACGGGAGCAGAAAGCCCTTGACAGTAAAAAGCTGAAAGAAGAAAAGGTGAAACAGCTGAAGAAAGAAGCTATTGATGAAAAGAAAAAACACACTGTCTCACCCGAACGCGACGAAGAGAGCAAGAAGAAAAAACGTAAGCGTATCCGCACGAGTAAAGTCAATATCGATAAACCCGGTACATACAACCAGGCTTCAGGAAACGACAGAAGAATGTCGCTCAGGAAACCGATAAAGGCGGAGGTGAGTGAAGAGGATGTTCAGAAGCAGATAAAAGAAACCCTTGCCCGCCTAACCGAAAAAAGAGGGAAAAAAGGCGGTGCAAAATACCGCCGTGAAAAACGAGAAGCAAGCGCCCAGAGATATCAGGAAGAGCTCAAGCAACAGGAGAAAGAAAGCCGTATATTACAGCTCACAGAGTTTGTAACTGCCAATGACTTGGCCAACATGATGAATATTCCCGTAACAAACGTCATCTCCACCTGTATGAGCCTCGGCGTTATGGTAGCCATAAACCAGCGTCTCGATGCAGAGACCATCAACATTGTAGCTGAAGAGTACGGCTTCAAAACCCAGTATGTAAGTGCCGATGTGATAGAAGCTATTGCCGAAGAGAAGGATGATCCTGAAGACCTGATTCCCCGTCCCCCCATTGTAACGGTAATGGGCCATGTGGACCACGGGAAAACATCGTTGCTTGACAGTATTCGCAGTACCAATGTAATCGCCGGTGAAGCCGGAGGGATCACACAGCATATAGGTGCATACAATGTGACATTGGGAGAGGGTGGAAAGATTACCTTCCTCGACACACCCGGTCACGAAGCGTTTACCGCCATGCGCGCTCGCGGAGCAAAGGTGACAGACGTAGCCATTATAATTGTTGCAGCCGACGATAACGTGATGCCCCAAACAGTTGAAGCAATCAACCATGCTGGTGCAGCTGGTGTGCCCATTGTTTTTGCGATCAACAAAATAGATAAACCAGGGGCAAACCCCGAAAAGATAAAAGAGAAACTGGCCGAGATGAATTATCTTGTTGAAGACTGGGGAGGAAAATACCAGTCGCAGGATATTTCGGCAAAAAAAGGTACCGGTATCCGCGAGCTGCTAGAGAAAGTGCTTCTCGAAGCCGATCTTCTGGAACTTAAAGCCAATCCTAATCGCAGAGCTTCTGGCTCCATCATTGAATCATCACTTGACAAAGGAAGGGGTTACGTGGCAACCGTACTCGTGGAGAACGGCACACTGTGTCAGGGCGATATAGTGCTAGCAGGATCATATTTCGGCCGTGTGAAAGCCATGTTCAACGAACGTAACCAGCGTATTGAAAAGGCTGCTCCGTCGGAACCGGCATTGATACTTGGGCTTAACGGAGCACCTCAGGCAGGCGACACTTTCAATGTAATGGAGACCGAACAGGAGGCCCGTTCAATATCCAACCGCCGCGAACAACTGCAACGTGAACAGTCGCTACGCACTCAGAAAATGCTTACCCTTGACGATATAGGCCGCCGCATTGCAATTGGCAACTTCCAACAGTTGAACATTATTGTGAAAGGCGATGTGGACGGATCGGTAGAAGCTCTCTCCGACTCACTCATTCGCCTCTCAACTGAAGAAATTCAGGTGAACGTGATTCACAAGGCTGTAGGCCAGATTTCGGAATCGGACGTAACGCTCGCCGCTGCCTCCGATGCTGTTATCATCGGGTTCCAGGTACGTCCTTCCCTCGGCGCACGCAAGGAGGCTGAAAAAGAGGGTGTCGACATCCGTCTCTATTCAATTATTTATGATGCCATAGAAGAGGTGACTGCAGCAATGGAAGGCATGCTCTCTCCAGAAATAAAGGAAGAGATAACCGGGAATGTGGAAGTGCTGGATGTATTTAAGATATCAAAGGTAGGTACCGTTGCCGGCTGTATGGTTCGCGACGGAAAGATAAAACGCTCCAGCCGTATTCGTCTGATTCGCGAGGGTATAGTTATCTTTACAGGCGAGCTTGATTCACTCAAACGTTTCAAGGACGATGTAAAAGAGGTTACATACGGTTATGAATGCGGAATCACCATTCGTAATTTCAATGACATAAAAGTTGGTGATATTATTGAATCTTACGAAGAAACGGAGATAAAGAAGACTTTGTAAATGAATGAATGAATAATTAATTATTCAACAAAAAATAGATTATTATGACAAAAAAAGTTTTTTTCAGTCTTAGTGTATTTATTTTATTGACAAGTGGAACACTCTTTTCTCAGCAGGTAGTACCACAAGTTTTCATAGCTTATGTGAACACTACGGAGATACTGGATATGATACCAGATAAAGTGCAGGCTACGAAGGACTTGATTGCCTTAAGTGACAACTACAAGAAAGAGTTGGAGTTAATGCAGAACGAATACAATAAAAAATATTCCGATTACATTACATACCAAGCGTCACTGGCAGAAAACATCAAGCTGCGCAGAATGCAAGAGTTGACCGAACTTGAAAACAAGATGGAGCAATTCATGGAACTGGCTCAGCAAGATATTGAAAGTCAAGAAAAGGCAATGCTTAAACCGTTAAAAGAAAAGATCATCAATGCTATCAAGGCAGTGGGTATTGAACGTAACTTCACTGTTATCTACGATCTAGCCAATCCGGGTATTGCATTCGTTTCACCCGACGCAGTTGATGCAAATCCATTTGTAAAAGAAAAACTGGGTATCCGTTAAATAATACCAACTATTGTGAAGGAGCAGTTTTCTGCAAAAGCGGGTGCCATCGGTATATTCGATTCCGGGTATGGCGGACTCACGGTTTTGTCCGGGATAAGGGCCATCATGCCTGGGTACGACTATATTTACCTGGGCGATAATGCACGTGCTCCTTATGGTAACCGCTCCTTTGAGAGGGTTTACGAATTCACACTTGAAGCGGTAAAATGGTTTTTTTCACAAGGCTGTCATTTGGTAATCCTGGCATGTAACACAGCCTCGGCAAAAGCACTGAGAACCATCCAGCAAGCCAATCTGCCGGCAATAGATCCACAGAGAAGGGTACTGGGCGTTATCCGTCCAACAGCAGAGTCTGTTGAAGGCTTATCGAATACTGGTCATATTGGTGTGCTAGGAACAGAGGGAACAATACAATCGCGATCTTATGAGATTGAAATTAAAAAACTTCATCCACATCTTACTGTAACAGGCGAAGCATGTCCCATGTGGGTGCCTTTAGTGGAGAACAGGGAGTATGATAAGCCGGGGGCCGATTATTTTGTAAAACAACATATCAAACGCCTCCTTGAGAGAGATCCGCTAATAGACACTATAATACTGGGATGTACACACTATCCTCTGCTGATGCAGAAGATTAATCAGTACCTGCCTGAGAATGTAAAAGCCATTGCTCAGGCAAGATATATAGCCGAAAGCCTGAACGATTATCTGAAAAGGCATCCCGAGATGGATAAAAAATGTACAAAAAACGGCACTGTAAAATATTTTACTACGGAATCGCCCGGGAAATTCAAACAACTGGCATCACTCTTTCTCAATGAACAGATTGATGCCGGGCAAACAACACTTTAACTGAAATAATGAATTGGTTCGATCTGACCATAGGTATTATTCTGCTTGTAGCTTTCATCAACGGATACCGCAAGGGATTCGTAATGCAGGTTATAGGTTTTGCAACAGTAGTGCTAGCAGCTATTTTCGGAGGAAGGATCGCGGAGAAAATTTTACCGGAAGTAATCAATATAAGTAATCTCTCAACCGATGCTGCAAAGGTTTTATCCTTTATCCTTGCTTTTGCATTAATTGCCATAGTACTCTCACTGATAGGCCGCCTTTTGCAGCGATTTATCGATATGGTTTTTCTTAGTATCATAAACCGATTGCTGGGTGCCGTTATTGCAGCGGGTACCATGATGCTTTTTCTGAGCATTATACTTAATATGATACTTATGCTCGATAAAAACGAGTTGATAATAAAGAAAAACATAAAGGAAGAGTCGTTCTTCTTTGAGCGTGTTGAGGTGGTTTTGCCTGCCATTGTTCCTTATATTGATAAAGAATTCAGTGATGGATATGTACCTGAAAAGTATCGTAAGGAAATAGAAAAAAAGTCGGACAGCATTTTTCAAACCAAGCCTAACTCAAACGCTATTGATTCAACTTTTCAAAAACGTCATTTCGAAACCAATTAAAAAGCATGAAGATAAGGATACACAAAGAGGGTAAAATTGCGCTGGTAAAAATTTTTGCAGCTCTTCTAATGATTAATGCAGCTATCTTCTACTTTTTTCCAAACACTCTCTTTTCGGTAGTTATATTGGCGGTGTCGTTAATTTTGTTTGCAATGGCACTTAACTTTTACAAAAAACCCGACCGGGTCTATAAGGGAGACCTTCACGGGTTGGTGAGCGCACCTGCCGACGGCAGGGTTGTTGTTATAGAAAAGGTGTTTGAGAAAATGTTTTTCAAAGAAGAATGTATACAGATCTCCATTTTCATGTCGTTTTTTAACGCACACTCTAACTGGGTACCGGTGAGTGGAAAAATCATCCACATGTCTCACCTGGAGGGAAATTTTCATGCTGCATACCTGCCAAAATCGAGTCACGAGAATGAGCATACAAACATTCTGATTGAGACTCCCGATCATGGTAAAGTCCTAACAAAGCAGATTGCCGGTGCTGTTGCACGAAGGATTGTCACCTACGTAAATGAAGGCGATGAGGTACATATAGGTTCACCGTTAGGTTTTATAAAACTGGGCTCCAGAATGGATGTTTTTCTGCCGCTCGGAAGTGAAATCCTTGTTGACCTTGGCGAAGAGGTGCGTTCCAACGCAACCTTTCTTGCACGTCTGCCCCAAAAAGATAAATAGTTATGCGGAAACAGATACCAAATATTTTAACATTACTTAATCTCTTTTCAGGATGTATAGCTATCACTATGGCCTTTCAGGGAAACTTCACGGCTGTGGCAATATGGGTCGCTGTTGCTGCACTTTTCGATTTTTTGGATGGGATGGCTGCACGTATATTGAAAGCATACTCTGCCATTGGGAAAGAACTGGACTCACTTGCCGATGTAGTCAGTTTCGGGGTTGCCCCGGCATCAGCAGTGTTTATTCTGCTGCGTGACCACTCCCTCTTTCCCGGCTATCTGGATACCGGCAGCTTATTTATCCCATATCTGGCATTCCTTATTCCTGTTTTTTCCGCACTCAGGCTTGCCCGGTTCAATATCGATGATAGAGAAACTACTACATTCATGGGACTCCCGACACCCGCTAACGGGCTCTTCTGGGTAAGCTACTGCTGCGGATTGCATGTCTTGACCAGTGAAAAAGAATATCTTTTTTATATTACTGCCGGTGCAATATTTCTGATGTCTCTTCTAATGGTCTCAGGAATACCGATGTTTTCACTTAAAATAAAACAGATCAGATTAAAAGGCAATGAGAGACAATTGCTTTTAATATTGCTGATGATAGCTTTTATTGCCATTTGGGGTATAATTGGTGTTGCCTTTGGAATAGTATCATATATTGTTCTTTCAATTGTACTTTCAAGCAAATTTTTTGCATCTGAATCCGAAGAATAGTCGCATCTGCCGTCATTTAAGTCATGCCTGGCATCAATCCATCCTGCATTTTGCAGAATATATGGCGCCTTCTTTCACTTCAGTCAGCGCCCGGGTCAACAAGTAGCAATTCGTTAAATAATACAAACATAATCAATCTATTGTCCGATTCATTGTATCTTTACTTTATTATTAAATATTTTTCATTCACCATATGGGATTTCTGATTAAATTTTTTTTAGTATTCATGGCTGTTTATTTCCTGATGAAATCATTCGGAAGATGGCTATTGGGAAAACGTACAAGACATTCTTCAAATTACGGCCGGCAACAGTCCAGACAGAATAAACAACCGGAATCACAGGAAAATCGTATCATCGAATATCAAAAAAAAAGATTTGAATCAAGTGAAGCGGAAGATGTGGATTTTGTGGAAATAAAAGATCATAACAGATAATATTTTATTGTAAACAATAGATCAATATATCAATGATGGGGCTGTTCCAAAAGGGCAGCCCCTTTTTTAAAAAAGCAGGCGGCATCTTGTTAACATTCATATACACTTTTCGCAAAAAATAAAAGATATTTTTCTGAGATGATGAAAAGCTAAGAAGTAACCGCTTAAACACAATTTTTCCATCGCTTTTCAGTTATATAGTTGATGGGAAAACGAAGGTTTCTGTGTTTACTGTTTCTGTCAGCCTGCTGTCTACTACATATGCAGGCTCAGTGGAATGCTCCTTTCAGTCACTACTGGATGGCAAAAGGTTACTATAATCCTTCATTTGCGGGCGAGGGTAGCCAGATAAGAGCAACTGTACTGTACCGATATCAGTGGACAGGTATAAAAAACGCCCCGCAAAGAATGCTCATTACAGGCGATATGCCTTTCTTGTTCCATAACAGGCTGCATGCCGCCGGTGTGGTTGCATACTACGATGTTAGCGGGACATTTCGCAACTCACTGCTGGCAGCTCAGTACTGCCTCAGGCAGCCTGCAGGCAAAGGATTTCTAAACATAGGTTTACAGGCAGGGGTATACAACCTTGCCTTCGATCCGGGAAGCATCAGTATTACCGGCGATCACACCCAACAGGATATGAGGGGCACAGTGGAAGTTTATCGTGCCTCCGGAAAAGTGTTCGACCTAAATGCAGGTATCTCCTGGATAGGGGATAACAGCTTCGCAGGCATATCAGCCATGCACACCGGTCGTCCACGGTTTTCCGTTTTCAGCGACTCCATCACCGGCAATACTCCCATTGCCTCAAATACAGCTAGTATAACCGACGCATCCCCAGGCAACACTAACTACAATGACCTGCAACCCAATTCTAATGACTCTTTTGTTCCGCGCTCCTATATTTTTATTGCCGGATGCAATATAAGACTGTTTTATCCGTTAGAAATAAAACCTATAGTGTTGCTTGAAACCGAACCCGGCGATACACAGGTGCTGACAACAATTCGTCTGGAATATGATAAAAAATACTCCGGCGGAATCTCGTGGCGGAAAGGCGACGGGTATGCCATTTTTACAGGGGCCAACCTTGAAGATCTGGAGTTTGGTTATGCCTGCTCCTTTCATTCTAAGGGAATGGGAAAAGACAGCCGGGGCAGCCACGAATTGTATCTGCGGTACAACATCTCATCCTGCATTTTTAAGTCGGCCCGTCAGCCACATAAAAGCATCAGGCTTTTGTAGAGAAGTGATTTGGCGTAAAGCAAAATCGTTTACTACCCGAATGATACTTCAGATTTGTTGCATAAAAGTGATGTG
Protein-coding sequences here:
- the nusA gene encoding transcription termination factor NusA; protein product: MGKKKETISLIDTFSEFNELKNIDKATLISVLEESFRNVISKSSGTDENYDIIINPDKGDLEIWRNRVIVEDDELEDPNREITLSEALKIDEDFEVGEEVTDEVSLDHFGRRTILNLRQTLASKILELEKDNLYNKYKEKVGEIVSGEVYQVWKKELLLLDDEHNELIMPKTEQIPSDFFRKGEHARAVVARVENKNNNPRIILSRISPVFLERLFEQEIPEIADGLITIKGIARIPGERAKVAVEAYDDRIDPVGACVGMKGFRIHGIVRELRNENIDVINFTNNTTLYIQRALSPARINSITIKEEERRAEVFLNPEEVSLAIGKGGANIKLASMLTGYNIEVFRDIEGVDEEDIYLDEFRDEIDGWVIDQLKKIGCSTAKNVLAMNREKLIKEADLEESTVDEILAILRYEFEDEDDLDAPDTNDEPDTNDEPDTNDEPDTNKSPDETE
- a CDS encoding CvpA family protein, which gives rise to MNWFDLTIGIILLVAFINGYRKGFVMQVIGFATVVLAAIFGGRIAEKILPEVINISNLSTDAAKVLSFILAFALIAIVLSLIGRLLQRFIDMVFLSIINRLLGAVIAAGTMMLFLSIILNMILMLDKNELIIKKNIKEESFFFERVEVVLPAIVPYIDKEFSDGYVPEKYRKEIEKKSDSIFQTKPNSNAIDSTFQKRHFETN
- the murI gene encoding glutamate racemase — protein: MKEQFSAKAGAIGIFDSGYGGLTVLSGIRAIMPGYDYIYLGDNARAPYGNRSFERVYEFTLEAVKWFFSQGCHLVILACNTASAKALRTIQQANLPAIDPQRRVLGVIRPTAESVEGLSNTGHIGVLGTEGTIQSRSYEIEIKKLHPHLTVTGEACPMWVPLVENREYDKPGADYFVKQHIKRLLERDPLIDTIILGCTHYPLLMQKINQYLPENVKAIAQARYIAESLNDYLKRHPEMDKKCTKNGTVKYFTTESPGKFKQLASLFLNEQIDAGQTTL
- a CDS encoding phosphatidylserine decarboxylase family protein; this translates as MKIRIHKEGKIALVKIFAALLMINAAIFYFFPNTLFSVVILAVSLILFAMALNFYKKPDRVYKGDLHGLVSAPADGRVVVIEKVFEKMFFKEECIQISIFMSFFNAHSNWVPVSGKIIHMSHLEGNFHAAYLPKSSHENEHTNILIETPDHGKVLTKQIAGAVARRIVTYVNEGDEVHIGSPLGFIKLGSRMDVFLPLGSEILVDLGEEVRSNATFLARLPQKDK
- the pssA gene encoding CDP-diacylglycerol--serine O-phosphatidyltransferase — its product is MRKQIPNILTLLNLFSGCIAITMAFQGNFTAVAIWVAVAALFDFLDGMAARILKAYSAIGKELDSLADVVSFGVAPASAVFILLRDHSLFPGYLDTGSLFIPYLAFLIPVFSALRLARFNIDDRETTTFMGLPTPANGLFWVSYCCGLHVLTSEKEYLFYITAGAIFLMSLLMVSGIPMFSLKIKQIRLKGNERQLLLILLMIAFIAIWGIIGVAFGIVSYIVLSIVLSSKFFASESEE
- a CDS encoding S8 family peptidase, translating into MKLIGFGLTYKSLYEVFEKNSFNRMKPPKLGKQSLLQDNHNRETSFSKFPEEIYDKQGDDNPMYTGRHLLILKEGAKSIARVTSFLKSEWALSVANTADFVTKPPNESNIKDADALVFNDLGIALLGIEDDRIKRLQVAKASADYIIEQEKVVYLPDDITVDTDIISAWGVEAIEALKSQYSGEGIKIAVLDTGFDTGHPDFEGRSITASSFVPDESINDFHGHGTHCIGTACGSVDQNGLRYGVATKSHIYAGKVLSNQGSGAQSWVLNGMTWAANGGCKVISMSLGSKVDPGQAYDIAYERAALFAQSKGAIVVAAAGNESRRSKNKFSPVGSPADCPSILAIAALDSKLNVADFSNRAINPTGLVDIAAPGVAIYSSWRMPVRYRTISGTSMATPHVAGIMALLFEKYPGATAQNIENEFRKLARSLPLSSEDVGDGLSIAP
- the rimP gene encoding ribosome assembly cofactor RimP, translated to MIEKKVIIGLTGEYLKNSANYLVDVIVGADNSITVEIDNDLGVDIDDCADLSRHLESRLNRDTEDYELTVTSAGLTSPFKILRQYKKFEGKEIEVLSKKGQKLTGVLKSSDDDGFTLSIIKKIKPEGAKRKIEVEEDIRFAFNEVKYSKYLIRFK
- a CDS encoding DUF4834 family protein is translated as MAVYFLMKSFGRWLLGKRTRHSSNYGRQQSRQNKQPESQENRIIEYQKKRFESSEAEDVDFVEIKDHNR
- a CDS encoding OmpH family outer membrane protein, which produces MTKKVFFSLSVFILLTSGTLFSQQVVPQVFIAYVNTTEILDMIPDKVQATKDLIALSDNYKKELELMQNEYNKKYSDYITYQASLAENIKLRRMQELTELENKMEQFMELAQQDIESQEKAMLKPLKEKIINAIKAVGIERNFTVIYDLANPGIAFVSPDAVDANPFVKEKLGIR
- the infB gene encoding translation initiation factor IF-2, which produces MPIRLIKVSKNLNVGINSLVEFLHKKGIEIEANPNVKIEDEQYEILIAEFGKDKNIRREANETREKMHRRDEKRETVAIEGYELPEEQTPRKKVEKEIIETEIPKEMKPHFNVVGSIDLDSLNKKKVEPIKEVPVSEKAAETDKTTLPHEPEIVPQPSVEPEIKQDQPEVTIEEKPAQVKEEEIKSAEPVEKKPHISEKEKAETKETETSVPEKAQVKPVEGVKQKSKLFTDEAIQKSGPAAEEVKQKKEPADDEAKQKSEPVAEDAKKAEGTRSDKVFRIHKNKLEPNIVVKGSIDLDSINDRTRPPRKSRAQRKKERLEREQKALDSKKLKEEKVKQLKKEAIDEKKKHTVSPERDEESKKKKRKRIRTSKVNIDKPGTYNQASGNDRRMSLRKPIKAEVSEEDVQKQIKETLARLTEKRGKKGGAKYRREKREASAQRYQEELKQQEKESRILQLTEFVTANDLANMMNIPVTNVISTCMSLGVMVAINQRLDAETINIVAEEYGFKTQYVSADVIEAIAEEKDDPEDLIPRPPIVTVMGHVDHGKTSLLDSIRSTNVIAGEAGGITQHIGAYNVTLGEGGKITFLDTPGHEAFTAMRARGAKVTDVAIIIVAADDNVMPQTVEAINHAGAAGVPIVFAINKIDKPGANPEKIKEKLAEMNYLVEDWGGKYQSQDISAKKGTGIRELLEKVLLEADLLELKANPNRRASGSIIESSLDKGRGYVATVLVENGTLCQGDIVLAGSYFGRVKAMFNERNQRIEKAAPSEPALILGLNGAPQAGDTFNVMETEQEARSISNRREQLQREQSLRTQKMLTLDDIGRRIAIGNFQQLNIIVKGDVDGSVEALSDSLIRLSTEEIQVNVIHKAVGQISESDVTLAAASDAVIIGFQVRPSLGARKEAEKEGVDIRLYSIIYDAIEEVTAAMEGMLSPEIKEEITGNVEVLDVFKISKVGTVAGCMVRDGKIKRSSRIRLIREGIVIFTGELDSLKRFKDDVKEVTYGYECGITIRNFNDIKVGDIIESYEETEIKKTL